The Alkalihalobacillus sp. TS-13 genomic interval AATTGAGAATCGTTCTCATTGTCAACAGGAATAAGAGTATAATAAAAACCAGCTCAAGTTCCGAATGAATGCGTCATACGACAACTCTGGCCGAAAAATCCTGCTTATCTGTCCGTATAAAGGGTTTATACGACAACTCAGGCCGAAAAATCCTGCTTATTTGGCCGTATGAAAGTCTCCTGGTTGAAGGAAGGTATGGAACCAGTACATAGGTAGGTCATCTTCTTATTGCGTTAGAGTATTGATTTCTGCTGCTGCTCGAATACCGGATTCAATCGCACCTTCGATCCAGCCGTGAAAAGAAGAGGTATGTTCCCCAGCAAAATGGATTCGCCCTTCCGGTTTTTTGATCACTTCATCAAACTCTGTATATTGATAAGGTTTAAATAATGTGAAACATCCACCGGAAAATTGATTTTGTCCCCAGCTGAAGGAAGTGCCATTTAGGAATTGTTCAAAAACGACAGGTCCGTGTACATAGGAAAGGATTTTCAGTGCTTCGTAAATCCGTCTGCCTTCAGGTAATGCGTCCCATAATGCTGTGTTATCTCCCCATGAATAACTGCCGAGCATCACGCCTGGCCCTGGAACACCGATATCATGACTTGGGTAATAGGCGAATTGCGTCGGGAGATCAGTGGTCAAGCTTCCGCCGAAAAGCTTTTCTTTTTCCCAGAACTTATGCTTGAATTCAAGGCCGATTTTGGTCGAAGCGACATAATTCAGTTCAGCGATCGCTTCTCTTTTATAAAAAGACATGGATTCATACGGCACGACCCGGACGAATTGGAAAATCGAAAATGGGATGGTTGTGATAACATAATCCCCTCTTACTTCTTGCTTTTGACCAGTCAGTGGATTTTTGCCAGAAACGATGACCCCATCCGAGTATTGATTGATTCTTTCGACCAGGTTATTGAAGAAAACATTTCGTTCTAGTTGGGGCATGAATGACCAGGGCAACCGGTCATTTCCCCCTTTGATCTCATAATATTTCAGGTCTGCACTGTACAAGTTTGTGACGATGTCTGTGACGATATCGCTGAATGATAGCTCAGGGAATCCTTCTATACCTAAAAGAACCTGGATGAAACGGATTTCTTCTGTATTCAAAGACCGTCCGAAAGGATTATTTTTCAAAAATGTTTCAAATGAGTACTGATCGTATTTTTCTCTGAGCTCCTTCCGTTCGGCAGGTGTCGCATTCTGATATAACTCGAAAAACGGCTCTACCGCTTCGGTGAAAATGGCAAATGCAGTTTGATTTTCATAGGCTTCTTGTACAGGAAACTGGAGGATACCAGGGTCTTCTTCATAAATTTTTTTACGGGTCAGAACGTTATTGACATAAAGGAGATCGTTCGGCGTACTGTTGATGAACTCGTTGATTGGAAGCTTGAACTTCTTGATATATTCAAGAACCAATGGTTGGGTATTTGGGATTCTCATCGCCCCAGCATCAAGGTAATTCCCTCTTGTAAATGGTTCGCGGAGTGTATAGACCCTACCGCCGACCCGGTCATTCCCTTCAAGGATTACAACTTGATGACCGGCTGCTTTCAAAAGAGAACCAGCAACGAGACCAGCCATCCCAGCCCCTAGGATTATGATTCTTTTTGGATTTGAAGTAGATGGCAGACCTTCCCGGATGATGGATAACATTTCATCAGGGTAAGATGGTTCATCTCTTAAGAAAGATGTAATAAACCGTTTGGCCATAGGAATCCCCCCTTATCATTTAAAGTCTATTTACCATAAAATAGGAATATTACTATTGGACGTTATACCAAGAAAATTTGAATTTTAAAAAACTCCGTTTGAGACAAGCTGATTTCAGACATCCTATTTCGTAAAGAGACAAAGTTGTGACGTCAATGATCGAGAAAGGTCAAAAAGCGAAAGGGGAATGGGAATGGAACCTGAGAAGGCAATTGGGTTGATGCTGCAGTTCGGTATGTACACGATTGGGGTAATAACAGTCACAATTTTGATTTTGAACGCATTGACATGAGGAATGCTATGTTTTTATGAGACCTGCTGCTGAGGTCTTTCTTTTTTTGTCTCTTTTTCACTCATAATTGTCGCAATTTTACTATCGATTGTTAGAGGAAGGGCGGGATCAAGGGAGAAAATACGTAATAAACAATCTGAAAAAGGAGAGAGCTTATGAGTAGAACCCTGAATGTATGGTCCTTTCTGATTATGTTTGTCTGTGTCGGTTTGTTTTTGACTCAATCACTCTTCCTTCAAGTGTTGCAGCCCTCCATCGGTTATCAGCTCATGCTTGCTCTGGCTCTGTTAGCATTCTTTTTGGGCGTGGTCGGCATGTTTTCAATCGATAATTGGAAAGCAGCTTTCCGGAGCATACTTACGATCTTTTTCAGCGCTTCCTTATCCGTTGTATTGACCTTCATTGTTTTTATTAGTCTGCTTTTTGGGTAAATGGGTGACGCGTGTGGGCTCTCCTTCATAAGATGTAAGAACGTTTTAGGAGGAGGGCTCAGGCATGGCCAAGAAACCAGCCAAAAAACCTAATAAGAAAGTTTCAAGATATGAATCGAGTATAAACAAGTATGAACATACGATGAAAATGGTGACCAGTGAGACGTGTATAGCCTGTAAAACTCAATGCGCACGGGGGATCAATTATATGGAGAGAATGTCTAAGCCTGGAGCGGTCGGTAATGGGGTGCCATGCCATCTGACGAAAGGAAAAGGAATGAAATAGTCGAAATGGTTTTAGAAAACTGTTGATTCAGAAGGGCTGGAAACCAGTCCTTTTTCTTATTATTTAAAGTATTAAAAGGCAATCCGATAAAAATAGAGAAGATATAGTAGAAAAGGGGGAAAACCACTAATTTCACCAAGATAAACAATGGCCATTCTAGCGGTATACATATAAGTAGGTTGGTGAAACCTCCAGCACTTGAAATCGTATTACATAGGAGTTGGGATTATGAAAAAGTTCTTATCAAAATATTGGGTGTGGCTGTTGCTTGTGCTTTTAGTAGTGGGTGAAGTTTACAGTTTCGCTTATTTATACCCATATACAGGTGCTGATTATATTTCACTTGTATTTGGAATGTCCGGGATTGGCGCTTTGGTGTATCTCACAATTGCAAATGAGAGGAAACAGAAGGGTTAAACTGTACCAATAAATTATGATGATTGGAGTTTTACAATAAATGGACAACCGCTTTGCACAAATTAAGTTCCGGTATTTAATATTATGGTATATCTTAGCAGTGGGGCTTCTGATTTTTTCCGGGATTACATATTCAATAGGCACAGGTGGATCGATGACGGGTTTCATCACGTTATCCCAGTTTGTCCTATATGGGGTTGCGATCCTGTGGTTGCGAAGAGCTTTTCATAAGAATGATATGAGTGTGAAAGGTCTATTTAAACCGATTCAAAAATCGAATGGAATAGGGAAAAAGGCACTGTTCACGATTTATCATCTGACCTTTTCGCTAGCAGCCGTGACCTTCATTTTTTATTTATTTTCTTTTTTACTTCCGGACTTCCTGATTGAAATGTTGGAGGATGGTAACGGGACTCAGTCGTTCGTGTCGGCAACATCAATCCCTTCATTTTTCTTAATCGTACTGATTGCACCCATAGTTGAAGAACTAGTGTTCAGAGGTACGTTACTGCAAAAGCTTCGTTATAAGTATGGAAATGTAGCGGGGATATTGGTTTCCTCAGCGATTTTCAGTTTGATCCATATGAATAGCGGGATGATTGGTCACTTTACCCTTGGTGTTTTCCTAAGTATTTTCTACTTGCAGACGAAGAACATATGGGTACCGATCATATGCCATGTATTGAATAATTTATTGGCGTTTTCCGGATTTTTGGTTGATAGTGGTTCAACTGAAACGAGTATGGAAGAGGCAATCACTGAAATCCAGCAAGTTGGTCAATACTTCGGTATCTATGCCTTTTTATCTTTGATTATCCTCGTCTGGCTT includes:
- a CDS encoding flavin monoamine oxidase family protein translates to MAKRFITSFLRDEPSYPDEMLSIIREGLPSTSNPKRIIILGAGMAGLVAGSLLKAAGHQVVILEGNDRVGGRVYTLREPFTRGNYLDAGAMRIPNTQPLVLEYIKKFKLPINEFINSTPNDLLYVNNVLTRKKIYEEDPGILQFPVQEAYENQTAFAIFTEAVEPFFELYQNATPAERKELREKYDQYSFETFLKNNPFGRSLNTEEIRFIQVLLGIEGFPELSFSDIVTDIVTNLYSADLKYYEIKGGNDRLPWSFMPQLERNVFFNNLVERINQYSDGVIVSGKNPLTGQKQEVRGDYVITTIPFSIFQFVRVVPYESMSFYKREAIAELNYVASTKIGLEFKHKFWEKEKLFGGSLTTDLPTQFAYYPSHDIGVPGPGVMLGSYSWGDNTALWDALPEGRRIYEALKILSYVHGPVVFEQFLNGTSFSWGQNQFSGGCFTLFKPYQYTEFDEVIKKPEGRIHFAGEHTSSFHGWIEGAIESGIRAAAEINTLTQ
- a CDS encoding putative holin-like toxin; its protein translation is MEPEKAIGLMLQFGMYTIGVITVTILILNALT
- a CDS encoding CPBP family intramembrane glutamic endopeptidase, with translation MDNRFAQIKFRYLILWYILAVGLLIFSGITYSIGTGGSMTGFITLSQFVLYGVAILWLRRAFHKNDMSVKGLFKPIQKSNGIGKKALFTIYHLTFSLAAVTFIFYLFSFLLPDFLIEMLEDGNGTQSFVSATSIPSFFLIVLIAPIVEELVFRGTLLQKLRYKYGNVAGILVSSAIFSLIHMNSGMIGHFTLGVFLSIFYLQTKNIWVPIICHVLNNLLAFSGFLVDSGSTETSMEEAITEIQQVGQYFGIYAFLSLIILVWLAVSQIKKLNVQEKRSMETTDGVNLSSNY